A portion of the Fretibacterium sp. OH1220_COT-178 genome contains these proteins:
- a CDS encoding MATE family efflux transporter, producing MTMPSRTREAASPPSRSRTSLFAGRADLENDNPMRALVVLAVPSVGLFFFNSLLALVDTIFVSWLGELPMAAMSFTLPVNLCIFATLECVGGGAAALMGRHLGRHDPASARHIARSALALLYLICLLSTPMVLPSVSGAVFGAIGAGGNPELLRLCWLYNLWIPIMLPFGGYTYIANTTARAQGDTLTPFKAIALANTVNLILDPLLIFGFGWGISGAAIATWIARVVSVLYLLRKMPRISAIPVPPLLHPRTDLTAWWGPILRIGIPIALTTASVALGMGGTNRILTNYGHHAVSAWMLGLRIEDLAFNFLFGLYMALIPYIAYNYGRRDLARMTAGLRSAFLLGMILMCSIGAVIYVWPHLFLGLFRPPPETADMAVRAIRASVPSYPCSVFMILVGAFFVGIGQSLYGTIVQILRSIVFRISAAWLFFLWFAPRHIWWFQSVASLLGTMVSAAFLALVLRRLRRTMAPEDKDPAP from the coding sequence ATGACGATGCCATCGAGAACCCGGGAGGCCGCCTCCCCACCTTCGCGTTCCCGGACATCCCTTTTCGCCGGCCGCGCCGACCTGGAGAACGACAACCCCATGAGGGCGCTCGTCGTCCTGGCCGTTCCCTCCGTGGGGCTCTTTTTCTTCAACAGCCTCCTGGCTCTGGTGGACACCATCTTCGTCTCCTGGCTGGGGGAGCTCCCCATGGCCGCCATGTCCTTCACCCTGCCCGTCAACCTCTGCATCTTCGCCACCCTCGAGTGCGTGGGCGGCGGTGCGGCGGCCCTCATGGGCCGGCACCTGGGGCGCCACGATCCCGCCAGCGCCCGGCACATCGCGCGCAGCGCATTGGCCCTGCTCTACCTCATCTGCCTCCTCTCCACGCCGATGGTTTTGCCCTCCGTATCGGGGGCCGTATTCGGAGCGATCGGGGCGGGAGGCAACCCGGAGCTGCTGCGGCTCTGCTGGCTCTACAATCTGTGGATCCCGATCATGCTGCCCTTCGGCGGCTACACCTACATCGCCAACACCACGGCGCGGGCGCAGGGGGACACCCTGACGCCCTTCAAGGCCATCGCCCTGGCGAACACGGTCAACCTGATCCTCGACCCCCTCCTCATCTTCGGGTTCGGCTGGGGCATTTCGGGCGCGGCCATCGCGACGTGGATCGCTCGGGTCGTCTCCGTGCTCTACCTCCTGAGAAAGATGCCGCGGATCAGCGCCATTCCCGTGCCGCCCCTGCTCCACCCCAGGACGGACCTGACCGCCTGGTGGGGACCCATTCTGCGCATCGGCATCCCGATCGCCCTGACGACGGCCAGCGTGGCCCTGGGCATGGGGGGAACCAACAGGATCCTGACGAACTACGGCCACCATGCCGTCTCCGCCTGGATGCTTGGGCTGAGGATCGAGGACCTGGCGTTCAACTTCCTCTTCGGACTCTACATGGCCCTCATCCCCTACATCGCCTACAACTACGGCAGGCGCGACCTGGCGCGGATGACCGCGGGCCTTCGTTCCGCGTTTCTGCTCGGGATGATTCTGATGTGCTCCATAGGGGCGGTGATCTACGTCTGGCCCCACCTCTTTCTGGGGCTTTTCCGGCCCCCGCCGGAGACGGCGGATATGGCCGTCCGGGCCATACGGGCCTCCGTCCCGTCCTACCCGTGCAGCGTGTTCATGATCCTCGTCGGTGCGTTCTTCGTCGGCATCGGTCAGTCGCTCTACGGAACGATCGTCCAGATCCTGCGCTCGATCGTCTTCCGGATCTCCGCGGCCTGGCTGTTCTTCCTCTGGTTTGCGCCGAGGCACATCTGGTGGTTCCAGTCCGTCGCCTCCCTTCTGGGCACCATGGTCTCCGCGGCCTTCCTGGCCCTGGTCCTGCGGCGCCTGAGGCGGACCATGGCCCCGGAGGACAAGGACCCCGCTCCGTAA
- a CDS encoding amidohydrolase encodes MSSENRKYLVGAEVWTGAGGRLKKGVVAIEGGRIAQVGEDVPVPAGAEVVDLAGRFVTPGLIDAHVHMGTYNEGFPEAMQDANDMVEPVLPQLRILDALYPEDTSFPDALSGGVTCVQSLPGSGNVVGGQGMVVKTRPDIVERMAVLPCSGMKAALGENPVRVYSAKNKLPNTRMGSAWLMRDAFVRAQNYRARRDAAAKKGDPFDRDLGLEALLSVLDRAMPFRVHCHRLDDIQTAVRVSEEFGLDYTIEHCTEGHLIAPWLAEKKVRAAVGPTLSSKPKIELRNKSWDTPVTLWRAGVHFCIITDHPVIPIEHLIVCASLAVKAGLPPDEALKAVTLYAAEHLGLEKRLGSIEPGKDADLAVWDGDPLDARTHVVKTFIDGNEVYSR; translated from the coding sequence TTGAGTTCCGAGAACAGGAAGTATCTTGTGGGCGCGGAGGTCTGGACGGGTGCGGGAGGGCGCCTGAAAAAGGGCGTCGTCGCCATTGAGGGAGGGCGCATCGCCCAGGTGGGGGAGGACGTTCCGGTTCCGGCGGGGGCGGAGGTCGTCGACCTCGCGGGACGGTTCGTCACACCAGGATTGATCGACGCCCACGTCCACATGGGGACCTACAACGAGGGGTTCCCCGAGGCGATGCAGGACGCCAACGACATGGTGGAGCCCGTCCTGCCCCAGCTGCGCATTCTCGACGCCCTCTACCCGGAGGACACGTCCTTTCCCGACGCCCTGTCGGGCGGCGTGACCTGCGTTCAGTCCCTGCCCGGCAGCGGCAACGTCGTGGGGGGGCAGGGCATGGTGGTCAAGACCAGGCCCGATATCGTGGAGCGCATGGCGGTCCTGCCCTGTTCGGGCATGAAGGCCGCGTTGGGGGAGAACCCGGTGCGCGTCTACAGCGCCAAGAACAAGCTGCCCAACACCCGCATGGGGAGCGCCTGGCTGATGCGCGACGCTTTCGTCCGCGCGCAGAACTACCGCGCCCGGCGCGACGCCGCGGCGAAGAAGGGCGACCCGTTCGACAGGGATCTGGGGCTGGAGGCCCTGCTGTCCGTCCTTGACCGCGCTATGCCCTTCCGGGTCCACTGCCATCGGCTGGACGACATCCAGACGGCGGTCCGCGTCTCCGAGGAGTTCGGGCTGGACTACACCATCGAGCACTGCACCGAGGGGCACCTCATCGCGCCATGGCTTGCGGAGAAGAAGGTCCGCGCCGCCGTCGGCCCGACGCTGTCCTCCAAGCCCAAGATCGAGCTTCGCAACAAGTCCTGGGATACGCCCGTCACGCTTTGGCGGGCGGGGGTCCATTTCTGCATCATCACGGACCATCCGGTCATCCCCATCGAACACCTGATCGTCTGTGCCTCGCTGGCCGTCAAGGCCGGCCTGCCTCCCGACGAGGCCCTCAAGGCGGTGACGCTCTATGCCGCCGAACACCTGGGGCTGGAGAAACGCCTGGGCTCCATCGAGCCGGGCAAGGACGCCGATCTCGCGGTCTGGGACGGCGATCCCCTCGACGCCCGTACGCACGTCGTCAAGACCTTTATTGACGGAAACGAGGTCTACAGCCGCTGA
- a CDS encoding ABC transporter substrate-binding protein, which translates to MRKSILALLALALVLSLGGAAFAAKDTLVVADQYDATTLDPIRHNDYPSSRACHQIYDTLIFLNDDGSFRPGLAEKWEFVSGTAYKMYLRKGVKFHNGEELKAVDVKFSLERATTELGAQIKTYSQDLKEVEIVDDYTVILHLKKENFPFFASLSHSWGSIVNKKEVEAQGENYGTPAGTAVGTGPFKFGKWDKGDKYTFERYDDYWDGKAQYKTLVVRSIPEPTARTVGLETGEVDIAYPTTTTELKRVEENPDLVLQRKPLASTTYMGFNTTKKPFDDPRVRQAFNAAIDTVGIQKAVFRGVGKTPRTLIPSNIKYSINDEIPEHKRDLEAAKKLFAEAGVKTDGWKVQIWTNERKERVDMATIIQAQLQELGITAEIKVLEWGAYLDGLKKKEHDMFLLGWGLSVPDPDYAVAGLLETGAGTNYTFFSDAKLDELLAKGRAMSDGPERAQVYKDMQLFINEQCPMLFLHNDESLVGVQKKLKGFSSSPFDVHTFYTASFEE; encoded by the coding sequence TTGAGGAAGAGCATTTTGGCACTGCTGGCACTTGCGCTTGTTCTTTCCCTCGGCGGCGCCGCGTTTGCCGCGAAGGACACGCTGGTCGTCGCCGACCAGTACGACGCGACCACGCTGGATCCCATCCGCCACAACGACTACCCCAGTTCCCGCGCCTGTCACCAGATCTACGATACCCTCATCTTCCTGAACGACGACGGTTCCTTCCGCCCCGGCCTGGCCGAGAAGTGGGAGTTTGTCTCCGGGACGGCCTACAAGATGTACCTCCGCAAGGGCGTGAAGTTCCACAACGGCGAGGAGCTGAAGGCCGTCGACGTCAAGTTCTCCCTGGAGCGCGCCACCACCGAGCTGGGCGCCCAGATCAAGACCTACTCCCAGGACCTCAAAGAGGTGGAGATCGTGGACGACTACACGGTCATCCTGCACCTCAAGAAGGAGAACTTCCCCTTCTTCGCCTCCCTCTCCCACAGCTGGGGCTCCATCGTGAACAAGAAGGAGGTCGAGGCCCAGGGCGAGAACTACGGCACCCCGGCGGGAACCGCCGTCGGAACCGGCCCCTTCAAGTTCGGGAAGTGGGACAAGGGCGACAAGTACACCTTCGAGCGCTATGACGACTACTGGGACGGCAAGGCGCAGTACAAGACCCTCGTGGTCCGCTCCATCCCCGAGCCCACGGCCCGCACCGTCGGCCTCGAGACGGGCGAGGTGGACATCGCCTATCCCACCACGACCACGGAGCTCAAGCGCGTCGAGGAGAACCCCGACCTGGTGCTGCAGCGCAAGCCCCTGGCCTCCACCACCTACATGGGCTTCAACACCACGAAGAAGCCCTTCGACGATCCTCGGGTCCGCCAGGCGTTCAACGCCGCCATCGACACCGTGGGCATCCAGAAGGCCGTCTTCCGCGGCGTGGGCAAGACGCCCCGCACGCTGATCCCGTCCAACATCAAGTACTCCATCAACGACGAGATCCCCGAGCACAAGCGCGACCTCGAGGCCGCCAAGAAGCTCTTCGCCGAGGCGGGGGTCAAGACCGACGGCTGGAAGGTCCAGATCTGGACCAACGAGCGCAAGGAGCGCGTCGACATGGCCACGATCATCCAGGCGCAGCTTCAGGAGCTGGGCATCACCGCCGAGATCAAGGTTCTGGAGTGGGGCGCGTACCTCGACGGCCTGAAGAAGAAGGAGCACGACATGTTCCTGCTGGGCTGGGGCCTCTCCGTTCCCGACCCGGACTACGCCGTGGCCGGCCTGCTGGAGACCGGTGCGGGCACCAACTACACCTTCTTCAGCGACGCGAAGCTGGACGAGCTGCTGGCCAAGGGCCGCGCCATGTCCGACGGACCCGAGCGCGCCCAGGTCTAC